The sequence ttgtctcactttttcatttttcaatttctcacAGTTGGTGGAATTCTccgagaaaataaaatagagatGGGATAAAATGTAATGCAGAGATATATGAACTGTTATTCTTGCATAGTAAGCTATAACGGTCGTCGAGGTTTATACAAGTGTAGAGTATGTTCTTCGGTATCCGGCGATTTCTTGGGTCTCTGGATTTAGCTGCTAATGATAACCCGGCGGCTGAAGCTCGAAATCTTTCACAAAATACTCGTACAACAATCGAAGCATTTGAAGAACTCATGCTCATTTTCTCGTGGATACCACGTGCTCGATGAAACACCTAAGCCACCATTTGTCTCTGTTCACCGTTTCATGCTCAATCTTCTATACCAAAATCGCCAGGGTGAAGCACTTGATGTTTTCAAGAAACATCTAGAAGTTGGTCTTTCCGGAGTCGATGAAGTGGCGATTGCAATTGCTTCTAAGGCTTGTCTTGGGCGTCCAAGACTTGGGTCTCAAATTCATGGTTTCGCGATAGTTTCGGGTTTTATGTCTTATGTTTCTGTGTGTAATTCTTTGATGAACATGTACTGTAAATCGCGGGAGTTGAGTAGTGCTTTATGCATTTTTGAGAATATCAAGACCCCTGATACTGTTTCTTACAATACAGTCCTTACTGGGTTTGAAGACAGTAAATGCGCACTCCTTTTTGCTCGTGAAATGCATTCAGTCGGGGTCGTTTTTGATGCAGTAACATATACAAGTGTGCTTGCGCATTGTGCGGACGGGCAGGagtttgattttggttttcaAATGCACTGCCTTGTTTTGAAGTTTGGTTTGAAGATGGAGATTTTTATCGGAAATGCACTTGTGACCTTGTATTCGAAATGTGGAAAGATCGCACATGCTGACAAAGTATTCAGAGAGATGCCCCACAAAGATTTGGTTTCTTGGAATGCAATTCTCTCAGGCTATGCCCAGGAGGGTAGTTATGGATTGGTAGTCATTTTGGGATTTATTGAGATGGTAAAAGGAGGCATGAATCTTGATCACGTCTCAATGACTAGCGTAATTTCAGCTTGTGGTCAGGAGAGGAACTTGGATTTTGGGAAGCAGGTGCATGCTCTGTCAATGAAAAGTGGCTATGGCACTCATGTTTCAGTTTGTAATGTTTTGATGTCAATGTATTCAAAGTGTGAGATTGTTGAAGATGCAGAATTGGTCTTTGAGAATATTATTGATCATAATGTAGTGTCTTGGACGACGATGCTGTCCATAAATGAAGAGGATGCTGTGAATTTATTCAAGGAGATGATGAGACATGAAATATACCCAAATGATGTTACGTTCGTTGGACTGATTCATGCAATAACAAAACATAGTATGATGCAAGAAGGCCTAATGGTCCATGGGTTTTGTATAAAATCGAACTTTCTTTCTGAAATTAATGTGGCAAATAGTTTCATTACCATGTATGGTAAGTTTAAGCTAGTGAAAGACTGCTTTAATGTTTTTGAGGAGCTTGACCACAGAGAGATTATATCATGGAATGCTCTGATATCTGCATATTCTCTAAATGGGATGTACCAAGAAGCTTTGCAGGTTTTCTTGACTGCTTCAAAAGAATTACAACCAAACCCTTATACATTTGGTAGTGTTTTGCATGCAATTGCCTCATCTGAATCAATTTCTCTGAGGCAAGGGCAACGATGTCATGGTTATATAAGAAAACTTGGATTGAATACCGATCCAGTTGTGTCAGGTGCACTTCTTGATATGTACGCAAAGCGTGGGAGCATATGTGAATCTCAGAAGATTTTCAATGAGTTGACTCAGAAAAGCCAAGTTGCTTGGACAGCTATAATATCTGCCCACTCGAGGCATGGGGACTATGAATCGGTCATGAAGTATTTCAAGGAGATGGTGATGGAAGACGTGAAGCCTGACTCAATCACTTTCCTCTCTCTGTTGACATCATGTGGTCGCAACGGAATGGTTGATAAAGGATtcgaaattttcaattcaatggTTAATGACCATTCTGTTGAACCATCTGCGGAGCATTATTCTTGTATTGTTGATATGTTGGGTAGGGCTGGGAGGCTGAAGGAGGCTGAAGAACTTCTGTATCAGATTCCTGGAGGACCTGGGATATCTGTGCTACAAAGCCTGCTTGGAGCTTGTAGAGTTTATGGAAACGTAGAGATAGCAATTAGGGTATCTGATGCTTTGATTGCTATGGAACCTAATGAATCAGGTTCTTACGTTTTGATGTCTAACTTGTTTGCTGAGACGGGAAAGTGGGAAAAGGTTGCAAAAATGAGGACTATGATGAAAGACAGGAAAGTGACAAAAGAAGTGGGATTTAGCTGGGCAGATGTTGATAACTCCGTATATTTGCATGGATTTTCGTCAGGGGACAAGTCTCATCCCCTGTCTAAGGAAATCTATCTGATGGCTGAATTGCTGGGAtcagaaatgaaaagaagaagGGCAGACTCTGTTAACATTTGATCATAAGAGACGGGAGGCTCCAGCATAAACAGATCAATCATACTGGGAAGGCTAAAAGAACGGAAACCAATATTCTTTCGATCCTGTACCCATCTTTCTGTGGGTTGGGTGTGCGGTTGTGACGTCGGGCAAAAGAGTGGTGTATGAGGTTCACTTGCTTATGGGAGACTGGATGATCTATTATTGGAATTATTAGACACTTGAGcgcaatcaattatatttcataatgaGCTACAAGTTTTGGTATTTGACATTTAGAATCAAGTTAAGATGGAAAACTTGTAGAGGGAATTGTCTTATTGGTCCTCTGAGCAATGCAGTAATTCATGGGGAAGGATAGTGCTAATGAAGCAGGAGCATATCTAATTCGTAATGAGGTTTCTTAACTC comes from Sesamum indicum cultivar Zhongzhi No. 13 linkage group LG10, S_indicum_v1.0, whole genome shotgun sequence and encodes:
- the LOC105171882 gene encoding pentatricopeptide repeat-containing protein At4g32430, mitochondrial, whose translation is MITRRLKLEIFHKILVQQSKHLKNSCSFSRGYHVLDETPKPPFVSVHRFMLNLLYQNRQGEALDVFKKHLEVGLSGVDEVAIAIASKACLGRPRLGSQIHGFAIVSGFMSYVSVCNSLMNMYCKSRELSSALCIFENIKTPDTVSYNTVLTGFEDSKCALLFAREMHSVGVVFDAVTYTSVLAHCADGQEFDFGFQMHCLVLKFGLKMEIFIGNALVTLYSKCGKIAHADKVFREMPHKDLVSWNAILSGYAQEGSYGLVVILGFIEMVKGGMNLDHVSMTSVISACGQERNLDFGKQVHALSMKSGYGTHVSVCNVLMSMYSKCEIVEDAELVFENIIDHNVVSWTTMLSINEEDAVNLFKEMMRHEIYPNDVTFVGLIHAITKHSMMQEGLMVHGFCIKSNFLSEINVANSFITMYGKFKLVKDCFNVFEELDHREIISWNALISAYSLNGMYQEALQVFLTASKELQPNPYTFGSVLHAIASSESISLRQGQRCHGYIRKLGLNTDPVVSGALLDMYAKRGSICESQKIFNELTQKSQVAWTAIISAHSRHGDYESVMKYFKEMVMEDVKPDSITFLSLLTSCGRNGMVDKGFEIFNSMVNDHSVEPSAEHYSCIVDMLGRAGRLKEAEELLYQIPGGPGISVLQSLLGACRVYGNVEIAIRVSDALIAMEPNESGSYVLMSNLFAETGKWEKVAKMRTMMKDRKVTKEVGFSWADVDNSVYLHGFSSGDKSHPLSKEIYLMAELLGSEMKRRRADSVNI